The Plasmodium berghei ANKA genome assembly, chromosome: 8 genome has a segment encoding these proteins:
- a CDS encoding transcription elongation factor 1, putative, which produces MARSKVKKVKPRKKKPIKLDKQFNCPFCSYKKSVDIKMYRSRGIGELNCLKCGVKYVSQITNLDECIDVYSEWVDKCLDANKKGCAELFYNDDISLLNNFEE; this is translated from the exons ATGGCTCGAAGCAAAGTTAAAAAAGTAAAGccacgaaaaaaaaaaccaaTAAAACTTGACAAGCAATTCAACTGCCCTTTTTGcagttataaaaaatcagtggatattaaaat GTATAGGTCTAGAGGAATAGGAGAGTTGAATTGTTTGAAATGTGGAGTAAAATATGTTAGTCAAATTACAAATTTAGATGAATGTATTGATGTATATAGTGAATGGGTAGATAAATGTTTAGACGCAAACAAAAAAGGATGTGCTGaacttttttataatgatgatataagcctattaaataattttgaagaataa